The following is a genomic window from Fusarium oxysporum Fo47 chromosome IV, complete sequence.
GTCCGTGGTGTTCGTCAGAAGCTTCTTTCTTACGAACTCTTCCTTAACAAGAATCCTCAGTGGCGCGAGAACGCTGTTCTCATCCAAGTTGCCCTTTCATCCAACGAAAAGAGTGATCTCGAGGCCACCGTTAGCGACATTGTGACCAGAGTCAACTCATCGTGGGCCAACCTGGCGTATCAGCCTGTGGTATACCTCAAGCAAGATATTGACTATGCTCAGTACCTTGCTCTGTTGACCATTGCCGATGCGCTCATGATTACCAGCCAACGTGAGGGTATGAACTTGACATCCCACGAGTATCTTTTCTGCCAAGATGGAAAGCTTTTGCCGGAGAAGAAGCACGGTTCTCTGATTCTCTCCGAATTCACCGGAACTTCTTCCCTCTTCGCCAAGAATGAACTTGCTGTGAACCCTTGGGATTACCGACAGTGCGCCGATGCTATCAAGCAAGCTTTGGAAAtgggcgaggaagagaaggatagAAGATGGGAGAATCTATACAAACGTGTCAACGGCCACACCGGCTCTCATTGGTTCACCGAGTTTCTTGGTCGCCTGGATATTGTGTATGAGGAGCAGCACAAGCGCGATCAGACATCGGTTCCTCGATTGTCGATTCCCGCCCTATCTAACAAATACCTGAAGGCGGAGCGTCGACTTTTTATCATTGACTATGAGGGTACCTTGGTAGCTTGGGGCCCTGTCAACCAGATCATTCCCATCAGCCCCCAGCGAACACTTGATGTATTGAACGACCTGCTCCTTGACGAGCGCAACACTGTCTACGTCATGTCTGGCCGACGACCTGAGGAGCTTGATAGAGTCTTTCGCCGAGTTCCCAACCTGGGCCTGATTGCTGAGAATGGATGCTTTCTCAAGGTCCATGGCAGCGATTCGTGGACTGAGATGGCTGATCTCGAACACGTCAAGGATTGGAAGGAGTCAGTGCGGCCTATCATGACATACTACCTCGAGCGAACCCCTGgtgctgagattgaggagcGTCGCTGCAGTCTGATTTTCCACTACAAGAGCGCGGAGGACTATGAGTCCGCTTCACGACAGGCTTCAGATTGCGCCAGTCACGTCAATGATGCCTGCGAGTCTCAGCGCGTCCATGCTATTGCCCTGGACGGGTGCATCGCTGTTGAGCCTATAGATTGGACTAAGCGAACCGCTGCCAGGCAGGTGTTTGAGACTCTGAAGACGGAAATGAGCTCTACGCAAGAGCACAAGACACCCGTTGACTTTTTGATGGTCATCGGCGATGGACgagaggatgagaaggtCTTTAAGTGGGCAAACAGACTTCAAGACGACGGATCAGTACAGAACGTCGTCACCGTCAGTCTTGGTAACCGCAACACCGAAGCAACAGCCACCCTTACGCAGGGTGTCAGTGGTACGTTTCTCTTTCCGACAGATCCATGTTGAGCAGTATACTAACTTTTTTCAGGCGTCCTCTCTTGTCTCCAGCGTCTCGCTTCTCTTGACTCCTGACTACAGGCTTATTGTGGAATTATTGCGTGTTATTGCATTTGTCTTTGTGCCGTTGGCGTTGGGTCAGCGGGCGCAGGGGAATTAAAACGATCGTCACGTCCAGTAACTCGGCGACACCAAAAGAGTAGTTCTATAtgatgtttttctttttatagtTGTTTCGTTAGAGTCGTTATGATGGGTATGGGCTACAATGAGGAAAGGTTTCATTATTAGGGACTCTCGCGAGTAAATGGTTTCTTACACACTCTACTCTCATTCGTATTTCTTTGCATGTTTCATCTGGACGGATTAAAGCGAGTCTGCTATCATACAGAAGATATAGAAAATGAATAGAAGGATATAACTTCATCCATCCCAATTGCTATACGCCTCCCGCCGTTTCCGACATCCCTTGACTCTCAACAAAACGTTAATTCCCGTTCCAACCGTTTTCCCGCCCACGCATGACATCACACTGGTGAAATCCAGCTGCTCAGCAGCGAATTATGCGCCCTGAAAACAGCCAAAAATAAACTGCCGCAGAGCACCCCGCGCCTTGCGACATCGGCCCAAATAATTCTTATTGGGAGTCAGCGGGATTGCCAAAGCATCTTCTCGTTCTTACTACGACTTACTGAGAGCTTATAAATGTAAGTGGCTTGAGGTTATAAAAGAGGCTGAATTGGACGTtgactttttttttggcTGTAGTGCTTCTTTGTATCGCAATCATGACTgcttttcctcctcctcctgttAATACCATTGACTGGTCCAACGTGGGCTTCAAGGTCCGCGAAGGTTAGCTCCCTACTCAATTGACTACCCTTGAAGCTATTGTATTGACAATCGCAGTCAATGGTCATATTGAATCAACATACAGTCGAAGCACAGGAAAATGGACCCCTCTTCACTTCGTCGCCGACCCCTTCATGCGCATTCAC
Proteins encoded in this region:
- a CDS encoding glycosyltransferase family 20-domain-containing protein; this translates as MTVFVCSLFLPKTIHFTLPGTPPLGADPTRASLSGSSNPKPTKAATLPPKPKPAAPTGGRPAPLARQPSLFQKEDITPPHTPTEEADSNLFANEDGFRIQFPHGASSSIEHAKTWGSRANQPKSRASSPPPSASLSENNRTMQKARELGRQGVLQPRSLVRSDSHDRVFASAGWMVVNADQGNGGLRNAADAAARDGKIDDITWVGTLGMPTDALEGTQQKEDIEAVLANEHNMLTVFCSDKDFDGHYAHFCKHILWPVFHYQIPDNPKSKAYEDHSWKYYVNVNQAFADQIVKNWKRGDVIWIHDYHLLLVPGMVRKKLPEAKIGFFLHVAFPSSEVFRCLAVRKELLEGMLGANLVGFQIHEYGRHFLQTCSRILSAEATPDGLQLEDRFVDVIHLAIGIDPVSLREHLDAPDVAKWLQVLQERYKGKKLIVARDKLDHVRGVRQKLLSYELFLNKNPQWRENAVLIQVALSSNEKSDLEATVSDIVTRVNSSWANLAYQPVVYLKQDIDYAQYLALLTIADALMITSQREGMNLTSHEYLFCQDGKLLPEKKHGSLILSEFTGTSSLFAKNELAVNPWDYRQCADAIKQALEMGEEEKDRRWENLYKRVNGHTGSHWFTEFLGRLDIVYEEQHKRDQTSVPRLSIPALSNKYLKAERRLFIIDYEGTLVAWGPVNQIIPISPQRTLDVLNDLLLDERNTVYVMSGRRPEELDRVFRRVPNLGLIAENGCFLKVHGSDSWTEMADLEHVKDWKESVRPIMTYYLERTPGAEIEERRCSLIFHYKSAEDYESASRQASDCASHVNDACESQRVHAIALDGCIAVEPIDWTKRTAARQVFETLKTEMSSTQEHKTPVDFLMVIGDGREDEKVFKWANRLQDDGSVQNVVTVSLGNRNTEATATLTQGVSGVLSCLQRLASLDS